CCACCGCGCCGCGCCCCGGCCGCGCCCCCGTCCGAGGAGCGCCTCCTCAGCCGGCCGCCCGCAGCAGCCCCGACGCCCACGCCACCGCCGTGTCGAGCGTGACGTAGCCGCGGTCGGTGAAGAACACCGTCAGCGCCGGGGGCGGTGCAGGGCCAGGAAGAACCCCAGCCCGCTGACCACGATGCCCGCGGTGAACCCGGCGATCGACGCGTGGTCGACGGCGAAGCCCATGAGCCAGAACCCGCCCAGCATCAGGGTGAAGCAGAACAGGAACAGCAGCACGCGGGCGGCCGGGGGCGGCGGGGGCTGCTCCTCGGTGACGCGGGCGCGCTCGATCTCGTCGGCCTGCGAGGCGGACATGCGATGACCTCCTGGTGGGGCGCCCGGCAGCGGGGCCGGGCGGGGCGGGTGGGGCCGACATCCGGCCCCGTCGACGCTAGGCGCGGGCGACGCGGCCTGCCACCGGACGGGATCAGGCGTCGACGGCGCCGTCGTCCCCGGCGGGCCGGGTGGACGCGCCGTGCACGGCGACCTTCGCCCGGTCCGGGAGCACGGCCGCCGCGACGGCCTGCAGCCGGGCTTGGAACGAGCGCACGACGACCTCGGCCTTGCCGGCCACCAGCCCCTCGAACGCCTGGTCGGCGACGTCGGCCGGGTCGTCCTGCGGTCCGCGGCCCACCGGGGTGTCCTCCATGCCCGCGCGCTCGAAGAACCGGGTGTCGGTGGGACCGGGCAGCAGCGAGGTGACGGTCACGCCCGTGCCGGACAGCTCGTGCCGCAGCGCCTGGGCGAACGAGTGCACGAACGCCTTCGAGGCCGCGTAGGTGGCGTACCAGGGACCCGGCACGAGCGCGGCCGTCGACGCGGTCACCAGGACCCGGCCGGCGCCGCGCCCGACCATCTCGGGCACCAGCGCCTTCGCGAGCCGCACGGTGCCGACGACGTCCAGCGCGATCACGGCGAGGTCGCCCTCCAGCGGCGTCTCGACGAACGCGCCGCCGCGACCGGTGCCGGCGTTGAGCGCGAGCGCGTCCACCGGACGCCCGGTCGCCCGCACCTCGGCGACCAGCGCGTCGACGCCCTCCGCGGTCGCGAGGTCCACCCGGACGGGCCGGACGGCGGCCCCCGAGGCCCCGAGGGCGTCCGCGGCGACGGCCAGCTCCGCCTCGTCCGCCGCCACCACCAGGTCGAACCCCTCCTCGGCGAACCGGCGGGCGAGCTCCAGGCCGATGCCGCTGGAGGCACCCGTCACGACGGCGAGCGGGCGGACCGCGGGAGGGCCGGCGGTCGCGCGCGCCGACGCGACGGGGTCGGTCACGTCGGTGGCGGCTCCGGGCGTGGTCTCGGACATGGCTGCTCCCGCTGAGGTCCCGGGGGCCCCGACCCGACCCGCTCCCCGCGACGCTAGGCGCCGCCCCGGCGGGCTGCCACCCGGCCGGGTGTCGCAGGCAGCGGCTAGCATCTCGCCCTTGTGAGCCGCCTCGTCGACGCCGTCGCGCCCCCGCGGCTCGGCGTGCCGTTCCGGTGGCTGCTCGCGTCGTCGTGGGTCAGCAACGTGGGCGACGGCATCGCGCTCGCCGCCGGGCCGCTGCTCGTGGCCTCGCTGACCTCCGACGCGCGGCTCGTGGCACTCGGGGCGACCCTGCAGTGGCTGCCCCCGCTGCTGTTCGGCCTGCTCGCGGGAGCTCTGGCCGACCGCTGGGACCGCCGCCGGATCGTGCTGGTCGTCAACGTGGCCCGCGCGGTCGTCCTCGCCACGCTCGCCGTCGCGGTGGCCGGCGGCCACGCCACCGTCGGCCTCGTCCTGGGCCTGCTGTTCCTCCTCGGGACCGCCGAGGTGTTCGCCGACAACGCCGCGCAGACGTTCCTGCCGATGCTCGTGGCGCGCGACGACCTGGCCGTGGCGAACGCCCGCCTGCAGACGGGCTTCATCACGCTCAACCAGCTCGCCGGCCCGCCCGTGGGCGCCGCGCTGTTCGCCGCCGGGGCCGCGTGGCCGGCCGCGGGCCAGGCGCTGATCGTGTCCGCGGCGGCCGTGCTCGTCGCGCGGATCGTCCTGCCGCCGCACCGGCCCGACCCGGCCGCCCGGCAGCACCTCGGCCGGGACATCGTGGAGGGGCTGCGCTGGGTGCGCCACCACGCCGCCGTGCGGACCCTGGTGCTGACGATCTTCACGTTCAACATCACCTTCGGGGCCGCCTGGTCGGTGCTCGTGCTGTACGCCACGCAGCGCCTGGGGCTCGGGTCCGTCGGCTTCGGGCTGCTCACCACCGTCAGCGCCGTCGGCGGGCTCGCCGGCACGGCGGCCTACGGGTGGATCACGCGACGCGTCTCGCTCGGGAACCTCATGCGGATCGGGCTCGTCGTCGAGACCCTCACGCACCTCGGCCTCGCGCTGACCCGGCAGCCCGCCGTGGCGCTCGCCATCTTCTTCGTCTTCGGCGCGCACGCGTTCGTCTGGGGCACCACGTCGGTCACCGTGCGGCAGCGCGCCGTCCCGCGCGCGCTCCAGGGTCGCGTCGGCGCGGTCAACACGGTGGGTGTCTTCGGCGGCCTCGTCCTCGGGTCCGGGCTGGGCGGGGTGCTCGCGGAGCGGTACGGCGTGGCGGCGCCGTTCTGGTTCGCGTTCGCGGGGTCGGCCCTGTTCGTCGCGCTCATCTGGCGCCAGCTCCGGCACGTCGCGCACGCGGACGAGCGCGAGGCACCCCTCCCGGAGGGCTGACCCCGCCCGACGCGCGGGCCCGTCCCCGGGCACGCGCACGCCCCGCGGCGTCAGGCGGGTGCCGGGGTGTCCGCGAGCCCTGCGATCGGCTTCGTGCGCGAGCGACCCGCGGCGTCCTTCAGGACCACGTACTTGAGGTCGACGTGCGGCTCCAGGGCGCTGAACTTGTCGTTCGGCGCGCCGATGACGAGCTGGAACCCCAGGCCCCGCCACGCGCCGACCGCCCGCCCGGTGAACCGCGCGTCGGCCTTGATGAGGGCCTCGTCCAGGAACACCGGGGCGTACCGCGGGCGCTCCGCCCCGGCGTCGCCGAGCTGGTACCGCAGCGCGGCGCCGACGATGAACGCCACGAGCTCCTGGGACTCACCGCCGGACTTCTCCCCGATGTGGTCGTAGAGCGCCACGTGGTTGCCGTCCAGGTCGGTCTTCTCGGCACTGAGCCGCACGTGCCGGCGCACGTCGACGAGGTCCGCGAAGTCCGGGGCGGTGCGCCGGATCCGGTCGACGACCTTCGCCATGCGCAGGTAGCGGCGCTCGCGCTCCGCGTCCGTCGCCTCGGTGGACAGCTCCTCGCGCAGGTCGCGCAGCTCCTTGCGGAACCGGGCGACGACGGTGGACTGGGTGTCGCGGGCGTCGATGCGCAGGCGGTGGTCGTCGTCGGCGAACGGCAGGTCCGCGAGGATGTCGTTGACCGGCCGGATGCGCTCCTTGATCTCCCGCACGGACCGGGCGAGCGCGTTGTGCAGGTCCGTCAGGTCGTTGCCGGACAGCCGCAGCAGGCTCCGGCGCCACTCCCCCTCGAGCTCGTGCAGCGCGCTGGTCTCGAGCTCGGTGAGGATCCGCTCGAAGTCCCCGTACGACTCCTCGGGGTCGGTGCCGAGGTTCGGGTCCGGCCACCGCTCGACGAAGGTCTCGAACGTGCGGCGCAGCGCGTCCCGGGACGCGCCGACCACGCCCTCGGCCGCCTGGCGGTCGGCCCGGAGCAGCTCGGCGGCGTGCGCCACCGTGCCGTCGAACGCGGCGAGCGCCTGGACGGGCGCGGCGTCGGCCGGGACGTCCGCCCCGGCACCGCCGAGCAGCTGCTCGAGGTAGGCGCGCTGCTCCGGCTCGGCTGTCGTGCCCGCGTCCTGCGCGTCGTCGAGCGCCTGCTGGGCGCGGTCGACCTCGTCCGTGGTGTCCGACCAGGAGGCGGTGAGCCGCTCGGCGTCGCCCTTGGCGCGGCCCAGCTTCTCGGTGAGCGCGGCGACGGTGACGTCGAGCTCGTCCGCGCGCCGCTGCAGGCGCACCACCTCGGGGTTGCCGGACGTGACGTCCTCGATGACCTGCGTCCAGCGGGCCCGCTCGGCGTCCACGGCGGCGACGTCCACCTGCTCCCAGGTGACCGCGACCACGGCCTCGTAGGCGCGGCGGCGGGCGTCCTGCTCGTCCAGGCGGGCTGACGCGGCCTCGACGTCGCGCTCGGCGAGCTCGACGCGCCGCTCGGCCAGCTCGATCTCCCGGTCGAGCTGCGCGAGCCGCCGGGTGTTGGTGAAGCCGAGGACGTTCGCGCGTCCCTGGCCGCCGTGCGCACCCCGCAGCCCCTCGGAGACCTGGCCGGCGCGCGTCAGGGCCTTGGTGTGCTGCGCGAGCTCGCCGGGCGTGTCCACGCAGACGTAGGCGTGCCGGTCCGCGAGCTCGTTGCGCAGCCAGCCGCTGAACGGCCCGGACCGCAGCTCGAGCCGCCCGGGCAGCGTCCGCGGGTCGAGCGCGACGTCGGAGCGCTGCCCGGTGGGGACGCCCTGGTACCGCAGGCGCCTCCCGAGCCGCACGGCGTCGATCGCCCGGCGGAACGCCCCCAGACGCGCCGCGTCGACCAGCAGCGTCGTCGCGAAGCCGCCGAGCGCGAGGTTGAACGCGTCGCGCCACGGCTCGTGCTCGGTCCGCACCTCGAGCAGCTCGCCCACGAAGGGCAGCTCGTCGGCGGTCAGCCCCGCCGCCTCGGCGAGCGCGGCGCGCGCCCGCAGCAGGTCGCCGGGGATGCTGCCCTGCTGCCGCTCCGCCTCCGCCCGGTCGGCGCGCAGGCCGGCGAGCTCGCCGCGGGCGTCCTTGCGCTCGGCCATGGCCGCGCCGAGGCGCTCGCGCGCGTCCTGCTTCGCGCCGTCGTCGGCCAGCGCGGTGCGGGCCTGCTCGGCCAGCGCCTCGAAGTCGGCCGCGGTCGGCACCCCGACGCCGAGCACGTCGGCCAGCACCTCGTCGAGCCGGGCGCGGGCCACGGAGACGCGGGCGTGCCGGTCGTCGGTGGCGCGCAGCTCGCGCTGGGCGCGGGACAGCCGGTCGCCGCCGGACACCCACAGGGTCTCCTTGACGCCCTCGAGCTCCGCCCGGGCGGCCGCGATGCGCGCCGCGAGCTCGTCGGCCTCCCGCCGGGCCCCGTCGTGCCGGTGCTGCAGGTCGGCCTCGACGGCACGCAGCAGGCCGAGGCGGCGGTCGTGCCGCCACAGCGCGGCCGGGGAGGCGTCGTCGTCGAACGAACCGACCGACGCGATGACGCGCAGCCGCTCGGCGGCCTCCTCGGCGGCGGCGCGGTGCGCGCGGATCGGCTCCAGCGCCTTGACCTGCTGCCGCGCGGTGATCATCTGCTCGCGGGTGCCGGACAGCTTGTCGAACTGCTCGACGACCGCGTCCGCGGTCGCGAACGTGCTCGGCTCCTCCAGCACCATCGCCTTGTAGAGCGCGTCGACGGTCGTGATCTGCTGGCCGGCCTGGATGCGGCCGAGCAGCCCGACGGCCTTGCCGCCGTCGCCGGTCGCACCGATCCCGAGGGTCGAGTGCAGCCGCGCGGTGAACTCGCGGTCGGTGTCGAACGCGCCCAGGCCCGCCGCCGCGACGGCCGCCCGTCCGAACCGGTCGGCCGCCGCGGGCTCGAGGTCGCGCAGGTCGAAGCCGCCCTCGCGGGTCGCCCGCACCGCGGTGACGTCCTCCAGGGTCCGCGCCGCCGCGGGGACGTACCAGGCGCGCACGGCCGTGAACTCGCGGCCCGACTGGTCCGCCCACGTCATCGCGATCGCCGACCAGGTGTCCTGGCCGTCGCCGCGCAGCACCCGCTGGCGGGTGCCGTCCTCGGTGCGGGACTCGTCGAGCTTGCCGCGGGCGTAGGACAGGATGTTGCGCTGGTCCTTGCCGCGGGGCCGGCCCACGACGCCGCCGTTCGACGCGCCGTTGAACGGCGTGGTGTGGGGCATGAGGAGCGCGATGTACGCGTCCATCAGCGTCGACTTGCCCGAGCCCGACCCGCCGGACAGCAGCGTCGCCGTCGGCGCGAGGCGCACCCGGTGGTGGCCGTCGTACCCGCCCCAGTTCACGAGCTGCAGGTCCCGGGCGAGCCACTGCTGGCCCGTCGAGGCGGCCGGGATGAGGCCGAACAGCGTGTCGACCATGGTCATCGGGCGGGCTCCTCGTCCTGCGGTGCGGCGTCGTCCTGCGGCGCTGCGTCGTCCTGCGGTGCGGCGTGGTCGTCCGGGGCGTCCTCGTCCGCCGGCTCCGGCGTCCCGTCCTGCGGCACGGTCGCGGCGGGGCTGCGCAGCCACGCGCGCAGCTCCGTGAGCCGCTCGTTGCTCAGGACGATCTCGACCAGGGCGGTCACCCGGTAGCGCCCCTCGGACTCCTCCTCGATGACGCCCTCCTTGGCGAGCCGGGCGACCGCGCCCCGGATCTCGCGCTGGCGGGAGGCCACGTTCGTGTCGTCGGGGTCGTAGTAGGTCAGGGCCGTCTGCTCGAGCTCCTCCACGTCCACGCGCGCCGAGCTCTCGCCCGCCCCGCGCTCGCGCTGGAAGACCGTGCGCAGGTGCACCAGCACCAGCGTCTCGGCGCGGCTGTACGGCTCGTCGCGCAGCAGGACGGGCACGTCGAGCTCCGCCGAGCGGACCTGCCGCTTGTAGGCGATGCCGCGGTCGTGGTCGACCACCAGGTGCACGAACAGGTCGTGCAGCCGCGACTCGATCACCTGCTGGTGCGCGAGCAGCGTGCGCCACTGCGCGGGGTTCCGCTCCGCCAGCAGGAACCGGCGCTGGAGCAGCCGCACGAGGACGCGGCGGACGTCGGCGTCGAGCGTGCCGGAGTCGCCGGCGAACAGCTCCGCGGGGTCGTCCTCCATCGCGACCGGCGGGATGAAGCCGCCGGACGCGTCGCGCTCCCCGTCGAGGTCCGTGACGCCGACCTCGATCGGCGCGCTCGTGTCAGTGCCGGTCATCGCTGCCGTCCTCCATCCGTGTGGTGACACCCTCGAACGCGAACCGCCGGCGGCTGCCGTCCGGGCGCACCGCCTCGACGTACGCGACGGCGCCGGTGTCCGTCATGCCGTGGGCGTCGGCGATCTCGAGCAGGCCCAGCAGGTCCACGGGGCGGCGCAGGTCCGCGGGCGCGGCCCCGAACGCGGCGGCCAGGTCCAGCTCCACCCCGCCGTCCGCCCCGCCGCCGGCCCGTGCGGCCCACGCCGCCAGGTGGGCGCGCAGCTCCGCGTAGTGCGGACCGCCCCACGCGCGGGCCAGCGTCGCGGACGCGTCGTCGTCCTCGTCGTCCTCCCAGGCGTGCAGCGGCGCGGGCGGCTCGGGCGGGCGCAGGTCCCCGGCGGACTGGCGCAGGTGCTCGACCTCCGCGACGGGCAGGCGCCGCAGCGGCTCGACGGCCTGCCCGCGGCGGGAGCCCGGCAGCCAGTGCTGCAACCCGGTCATCACGTCGCGGAGCAGCTCGTCGACCTGCCGGTCCCGCAGCGGGTCGTGGTGGCGCACCTGCGCGGTGATGACGGCCGACGCCTCACGCTGGGCGGCGAACACCTGCTCCAGCCCGCGCTCGATGCGCCGCCCGAGGTCGCGCAGCTCGGCGCGCTGGGGCGCGGGGAGCATCCGCGTGAACGGGTGGCGCAGCACCACGTCGAGCTGCGCGGACAGCGTGTCCAGCCGCTGCGGGTCCCCGATGAGGCGCAGCGCCCCGGAGAACGCCCGGCCCTCCACGGTGGACTCCATGACGTGCTCGCCGCGCTCCAGGTACTCGCGCAGCACCGCGCCCGTGGGCCGCTCGTCCTGGCGCAGGGCGGTGACGACGTCGCGCTGCATCGCCTTGATCGACTCCGCGACGCGGGCGAAGTCGGCCGGGAGTTCCCGCACGAGGTGCAGGACGTTCTCCGCCTCCTCGAGCAGCTGCTCGTCGTCCGCCCGCTCGACCTCGCCGGTGCGCTCGATGCGCTCGGCCTCGGCGCGCAGCCGGGCGATCTCCGCCTCGAGCCGCGACAGCCGCACCAGGACGTCGGGGTCGGCCTCCTGCGCGAGGTGCTCGACGGCGTCCAGCAGCGTCCGCACGCGCGACTGCGAGACCCGGGCCCGTCCGCCACCGGCCCGGCCCGCGACCTCGAGCGCGCCGACGGCGTGCGCGGACAGCCGGTACGTCTCCACGTCGTCGTCCAGCACCTGCCGCACCAGCCAGCCGGCGTCGGCCCACTGCCGGCACAGGTCGCGCGCGGTGCCGACGGGCAGGTCGTCCCCGTATCCCGCCGCGCGGAGCTGGTCGAGCGCGTCGGCCACCTCGGTGTGGGCGTCCGCGACGGGCACCTGCGGGCGCTCCGGGGTGAACACGAGCGACAGCAGCGACACCACGAGCGGGGCGTGGCGCTTGTGCAGCAGGTCGAGCATCGGGTTCTGGAAGGCCCGGACGGCGCCCTGGTACGCCCCTTCGGCTCGCGTGATCATCGCCGGACAGCGTAGGTGAGGCGGAGCGCACGTCGTGACACCCGGCCGCCGTCCGGCCGCCGTCCCGGTCCCGTGGGGCCGTCTCCGGCGCGCTCGGGCTCCGTCCGGCTCGCGGACTCCCGGTGCGCCCCGGCGGCCCGCCCTCTAGCCTGGACTCTCGGTGTGCCGGGAAGTCTGGTCGGCTCCCCGCGCGGCGACCCTCCACGCGGGGACGCGACGCGCCCCAGGAGCACCCCATGCCGCACCCGACGCACCTGCCCGCCCCCACCGGCCTGCGCCGCTGGGCGTCCGCCGAGACGACCGGCGGGGCCCTGCTGATCGCCGCCGCCGTGCTCGCCCTGGTCTGGGCGAACTCGCCGTGGCGCGACGCCTACCACGAGGTGTCGTCGCTGGTGGTCGGCATCGAGGCGTGGCACCTCGACCTCGACCTCGCCCACTGGG
This is a stretch of genomic DNA from Cellulomonas sp. ES6. It encodes these proteins:
- a CDS encoding SDR family NAD(P)-dependent oxidoreductase; the protein is MSETTPGAATDVTDPVASARATAGPPAVRPLAVVTGASSGIGLELARRFAEEGFDLVVAADEAELAVAADALGASGAAVRPVRVDLATAEGVDALVAEVRATGRPVDALALNAGTGRGGAFVETPLEGDLAVIALDVVGTVRLAKALVPEMVGRGAGRVLVTASTAALVPGPWYATYAASKAFVHSFAQALRHELSGTGVTVTSLLPGPTDTRFFERAGMEDTPVGRGPQDDPADVADQAFEGLVAGKAEVVVRSFQARLQAVAAAVLPDRAKVAVHGASTRPAGDDGAVDA
- a CDS encoding MFS transporter, translating into MSRLVDAVAPPRLGVPFRWLLASSWVSNVGDGIALAAGPLLVASLTSDARLVALGATLQWLPPLLFGLLAGALADRWDRRRIVLVVNVARAVVLATLAVAVAGGHATVGLVLGLLFLLGTAEVFADNAAQTFLPMLVARDDLAVANARLQTGFITLNQLAGPPVGAALFAAGAAWPAAGQALIVSAAAVLVARIVLPPHRPDPAARQHLGRDIVEGLRWVRHHAAVRTLVLTIFTFNITFGAAWSVLVLYATQRLGLGSVGFGLLTTVSAVGGLAGTAAYGWITRRVSLGNLMRIGLVVETLTHLGLALTRQPAVALAIFFVFGAHAFVWGTTSVTVRQRAVPRALQGRVGAVNTVGVFGGLVLGSGLGGVLAERYGVAAPFWFAFAGSALFVALIWRQLRHVAHADEREAPLPEG
- a CDS encoding SbcC/MukB-like Walker B domain-containing protein yields the protein MTMVDTLFGLIPAASTGQQWLARDLQLVNWGGYDGHHRVRLAPTATLLSGGSGSGKSTLMDAYIALLMPHTTPFNGASNGGVVGRPRGKDQRNILSYARGKLDESRTEDGTRQRVLRGDGQDTWSAIAMTWADQSGREFTAVRAWYVPAAARTLEDVTAVRATREGGFDLRDLEPAAADRFGRAAVAAAGLGAFDTDREFTARLHSTLGIGATGDGGKAVGLLGRIQAGQQITTVDALYKAMVLEEPSTFATADAVVEQFDKLSGTREQMITARQQVKALEPIRAHRAAAEEAAERLRVIASVGSFDDDASPAALWRHDRRLGLLRAVEADLQHRHDGARREADELAARIAAARAELEGVKETLWVSGGDRLSRAQRELRATDDRHARVSVARARLDEVLADVLGVGVPTAADFEALAEQARTALADDGAKQDARERLGAAMAERKDARGELAGLRADRAEAERQQGSIPGDLLRARAALAEAAGLTADELPFVGELLEVRTEHEPWRDAFNLALGGFATTLLVDAARLGAFRRAIDAVRLGRRLRYQGVPTGQRSDVALDPRTLPGRLELRSGPFSGWLRNELADRHAYVCVDTPGELAQHTKALTRAGQVSEGLRGAHGGQGRANVLGFTNTRRLAQLDREIELAERRVELAERDVEAASARLDEQDARRRAYEAVVAVTWEQVDVAAVDAERARWTQVIEDVTSGNPEVVRLQRRADELDVTVAALTEKLGRAKGDAERLTASWSDTTDEVDRAQQALDDAQDAGTTAEPEQRAYLEQLLGGAGADVPADAAPVQALAAFDGTVAHAAELLRADRQAAEGVVGASRDALRRTFETFVERWPDPNLGTDPEESYGDFERILTELETSALHELEGEWRRSLLRLSGNDLTDLHNALARSVREIKERIRPVNDILADLPFADDDHRLRIDARDTQSTVVARFRKELRDLREELSTEATDAERERRYLRMAKVVDRIRRTAPDFADLVDVRRHVRLSAEKTDLDGNHVALYDHIGEKSGGESQELVAFIVGAALRYQLGDAGAERPRYAPVFLDEALIKADARFTGRAVGAWRGLGFQLVIGAPNDKFSALEPHVDLKYVVLKDAAGRSRTKPIAGLADTPAPA
- a CDS encoding DUF4194 domain-containing protein; the protein is MEDDPAELFAGDSGTLDADVRRVLVRLLQRRFLLAERNPAQWRTLLAHQQVIESRLHDLFVHLVVDHDRGIAYKRQVRSAELDVPVLLRDEPYSRAETLVLVHLRTVFQRERGAGESSARVDVEELEQTALTYYDPDDTNVASRQREIRGAVARLAKEGVIEEESEGRYRVTALVEIVLSNERLTELRAWLRSPAATVPQDGTPEPADEDAPDDHAAPQDDAAPQDDAAPQDEEPAR
- a CDS encoding DUF3375 domain-containing protein, which encodes MITRAEGAYQGAVRAFQNPMLDLLHKRHAPLVVSLLSLVFTPERPQVPVADAHTEVADALDQLRAAGYGDDLPVGTARDLCRQWADAGWLVRQVLDDDVETYRLSAHAVGALEVAGRAGGGRARVSQSRVRTLLDAVEHLAQEADPDVLVRLSRLEAEIARLRAEAERIERTGEVERADDEQLLEEAENVLHLVRELPADFARVAESIKAMQRDVVTALRQDERPTGAVLREYLERGEHVMESTVEGRAFSGALRLIGDPQRLDTLSAQLDVVLRHPFTRMLPAPQRAELRDLGRRIERGLEQVFAAQREASAVITAQVRHHDPLRDRQVDELLRDVMTGLQHWLPGSRRGQAVEPLRRLPVAEVEHLRQSAGDLRPPEPPAPLHAWEDDEDDDASATLARAWGGPHYAELRAHLAAWAARAGGGADGGVELDLAAAFGAAPADLRRPVDLLGLLEIADAHGMTDTGAVAYVEAVRPDGSRRRFAFEGVTTRMEDGSDDRH